The genomic segment CCCTTATTATACCAGGCTTTTGGATAGGCCCGGTCAAGGCCGATCGCGGTCTCATAGCACGCCAGGGCTTCCTTGAACTCGCCCAGATAATAGTGACAGTTACCTGCAACGCTCCATGCTTCCACGTGCTTCGCGTCGATATCGAGAGCCTCTTCGAGGTATCCGATGGCCGCCATGAGGTTGCCACGCTGGTAGTATAGAAGGCCTTTCAGGAACCAGGCATCCGGGCTCAGGGGATTAAGAGCCAGGGCCTTTTCGATGCACTCTAATGACCGGGAGAACGAGCCCATGCGGCTCAGGGCGCCGGCCTTACATAAGAGCATATTAACATCGTCGGGCCTGCCGGCCAGCAGCCCGTCGAATATTGCTGCGGACTCGTCATAGCGGCCGATGCTGGCGAACAGCATGCCATTAAATAGCCCGGGCGGATTTTCTCTCATATTTTTTGGCCTTCTCCATCATAAATGGTATTTTGTAGCGGGATTTAAAGATATCGTCGGCTCTATATTTGATGACGATCATACACTTCTTGGGGAGCTTTGCGGATGAAGGTCAGATGGTACCATGCTACGATCTTTGTGCTCGCTTTACTTTTACTCGGGGCTGTCGTCTTGCTAATGAGCGTGCCAGTAACCGATAGGGATACGCTCTACCAGGTCTCGGCGCTGGACTTGCTGGCGAACGGCTCATATGACGGCATTGCTACGGCGAACGACTTAAAAGCCCATGGCGACTTCGGCCTGGGCACGTTCGATGGCCTCAACGGCGAATTGGTCGAGCTGGACGGCACTATCTACCAGGTTACGTCCGACGGCCTCGTACATGTCGTGAACGGCACGGCTTCTATACCTTTTGCAGAAGTGACATATTTCGACGTGGACCGTAACGTCAGCCTCACAGGCCGATATAATTATTTTTCTCTCACGGCAAGCCTGGACGAAAGGTTGCCATCTTTGAATGAGTTTTATGCTATCCGAATACACGGTACGTTCCCGTACCTGAAGCTGCGCAGCCCTCCCGCCCAACAAAAGCCCTACCCGGTGTTATCGGAAGCGCTGAAAAACCAGTCGGTCTTCGAGAAGCACAACATCACGGGCACCATCGTTGGCATCTATACTCCGGCTTATGCAAGGGGAATGGGCTCGCCCGGCTATCATTTCCACTTTATTTCCGATGATCGGCAGTCGGGCGGGCACGTGGTCGATCTGCTGGGAGACGATATGACTGTGTCGCTTGATGAGACGCCCAGGTTCGAAATGACAATGGCGCCGGAACGGGTTTCAAACTGACGACCAGATACACATTCACTTCTTTTTTGCCTTCGGGGGCTTGGGTGGCAGGGACCTCGCATATTCCATCGAGCGCTTTATCCAGGGGTTGAAGGCAATGTCGTCTTTATACATCTCCGGCGGAACGATGATATATTCTTTCATGGGCCTCCCTTTGATCGGCGCGAAGGCCACAGCTCCTTTGTACTTTACTTTGAATTCTTCACGGTCGGCTTCCGATAGCCGTAAAAATACGCTATCCTCATGTACGCCCGTGACCATCTGGCCATTCACAAAATAGCAGGTGCTGCCGAACATTTTTTTAACATCCGTATGGAAGGGGCCCATCGTCTTTGCCTGTAGCTCCATAAGCTCCTGAGAGGGTTTTTTCCATTGCATAAAATGCCATAAGGCTGTGATATCAATAAGTTATTATTACTTTTCTATGGCATTGATAAGATCCAGAGGTGGCCATCACGGCCACCAACGGCTCATGTCTGGAATAGCTGATCGGTCTTCAATATCTTAGTGCCCGTCGAGTCCATGATCAGGTCCCACGCCATCCCTTCTCCGACTCTTACCTTCCATGCGCGCTCCCCATTATAGGCGAACGGCTGGACGCTCTTGATGCTGTCGGCGGTAATGGTGTAGTTCATGGGCTTGCCCGCAATGCTGGTGTAAGTCAGATTCGTGCCGATGAGCGTCTTATTGATATTTGCCAATGAGGCAGTACTCGACTTGCCCTGCGGTGCCATCACGGATATGAGCATTTGCGGATTCGGCAGGGACGACATCGATAGCTCCGCCGGGAAGCCGATCGACGTCAGGTTATTATCCCGACTCGAGACGCCATAGTTCGTAAACTTCACGAAGTCCCCGATGGAATCTAATATCTTACTCGCGTCACTGCTGCTCGAATTGTTAGACGGCTTTATGGCCGGGAATGAAAGCCCGGCGATACTGGCGGAAGCCGTAAATGTCGAGATTAATAAAAGTGCCATGGCTAAACAGAATAGGCTCCTTACCCTCATCTCTATACCCTCGACAGGAGATAGGAGATGCCAGCCTAAAAGGGTTATACGGTATATAAACGTATTGTACTAAATGCATAAACTCTTTTAGCGGATATTATGTCTGATTTTTACAAAAAATGCCGCTGCCAGGGACTTCATCCTGAACATGGGCTTTTCAAGCATTCTAAATAGTTCAGTTATAGCATGTCTAATTTTTGTTTATCACCAGGTCCTGGAGTATGTCTCCCCATAAGGTGACCTTTAATCTATGATACTGGATCGTCCAGTTGTGATTTGCGCTCTCTCCTGCGTATTCGGCTTCCTGGATGGCTAACACTGCATATGCATTATAAAACTCATCTCCATCTGATATGACGACTTCCAGTATCTTGTGCGGATAATCAATCGTCTGGTCAAGTTTTACTGCCACCAGGTCTTTTATTTCCTCGATGGATATTTCAGCATTCATGAGCCATTACCCCATTTTAAATATAATAACTGGTGCTGAGGCCTTTTCGCCCAATCGGCAATATCATTGAAAAAGTTTAATTATTATTTGCAATCACTTTCCGGCTCAACCAGCGGGCTATCATAGGGTACGAGACCATACATCGGAACAAAGTGGTCCCTTATGATATAGACCTTCCACTCGTTATGTAATTCATTCACGATATTCTCGATGGTCGCGATGCTCATATTAAGCGCATCAGCTATGTCTACGATCGAACGGTACGGGTGCTTGTACACGTAATCCAAGACAATGCTACTTTCAGTGTTCATTTTCTCTCCTATCAATGTATTGTTCGACAGGTATTTTATATTGATTTTGCATAGAAAATATATATTAGAATATAGGCTGCATGAACCTGGTATCTATTTTATTCTTATCGTAATTGACTATCAAGAAATAGCAAGGGATGTCCAGGCTCCCGGAGTCATTGGTAAAACGCCATTTTATAAAGCCGTTCTCTAACGATCATTCGACGATGACGGTCAGCTTATACGTCCTGTCGTAGGGGCCGTTATCGACCGAGCTCTTATAGCTGCCGAGGATGACCTGCGTC from the Methanocella sp. genome contains:
- a CDS encoding tetratricopeptide repeat protein; this encodes MRENPPGLFNGMLFASIGRYDESAAIFDGLLAGRPDDVNMLLCKAGALSRMGSFSRSLECIEKALALNPLSPDAWFLKGLLYYQRGNLMAAIGYLEEALDIDAKHVEAWSVAGNCHYYLGEFKEALACYETAIGLDRAYPKAWYNKGVVLSDIRLYNEAIQCYDEVLRINPGVAVVWTNKGYCYAMLNQYGEALECLNKSLDINPEDITTLNNKSAALRRLGREHEAAEFDEKVKDLMITRGPHTVL
- the budA gene encoding acetolactate decarboxylase — encoded protein: MKVRWYHATIFVLALLLLGAVVLLMSVPVTDRDTLYQVSALDLLANGSYDGIATANDLKAHGDFGLGTFDGLNGELVELDGTIYQVTSDGLVHVVNGTASIPFAEVTYFDVDRNVSLTGRYNYFSLTASLDERLPSLNEFYAIRIHGTFPYLKLRSPPAQQKPYPVLSEALKNQSVFEKHNITGTIVGIYTPAYARGMGSPGYHFHFISDDRQSGGHVVDLLGDDMTVSLDETPRFEMTMAPERVSN
- a CDS encoding TfoX/Sxy family protein — encoded protein: MELQAKTMGPFHTDVKKMFGSTCYFVNGQMVTGVHEDSVFLRLSEADREEFKVKYKGAVAFAPIKGRPMKEYIIVPPEMYKDDIAFNPWIKRSMEYARSLPPKPPKAKKK
- a CDS encoding helix-turn-helix domain-containing protein — translated: MNTESSIVLDYVYKHPYRSIVDIADALNMSIATIENIVNELHNEWKVYIIRDHFVPMYGLVPYDSPLVEPESDCK